The DNA window AGCGGCTCTACAGCTTCCGCGACATCCTGGTGCTCAAGGTCGTCAAGCGGCTCCTCGACACCGGGGTGTCGCTGCAGCAGATCCGCACGGCCGTGCAGCACCTGCGTGACCGCGGGGTCGCCGACCTCGCGCAGATCACGCTCATGAGCGACGGCGTCAGCGTCTACGAGTGCACCTCGGCCGACGAGGTGATAGACCTCCTCCAGGGCGGCCAGGGCGTGTTCGGCATCGCGCTCGGCCGGGTCTGGCGTGAGGTCGAGGGAAGCCTCGCGGAGCTGCCGGGGGAACGCGCGGCGGTCGAGGACAACGTCCCGGCCGACCACCCCGCTGACGAGCTCGCCCAGCGCCGCCGTGCCCGGCGCCTGGGGTAGTAATTCGCCCGTAACGTCCAGAGTAGTAACCTAGGACAGGTAAGGCTGACGACCCCGTGCGGGAGAGTCCCCGGGCACCACCTGGTCCTGGGGCGCCGAAGGAGCAACCCTCCCCGGAATCTCTCAGGCAACCGGTACCGCTCGGGTGAGGCAACTCTGGAAAGCAGGCACGCCCGCCAGGCGCGCCTCACCGACGGTGCAAGCCTCCGTTCGAGGCGAAGCTCTCAGGTCGCGGTGACGCCCGCGCTGACAGAGGGGGAGACCCGGCATCCGCCCGCGCCCCGGCGCCGGTCTCCATAAGCCTCGGGAGGCACCGTCCATGACCGCTCTGTCAGAGTCCCTGCCGGCTTCGCCGCCGCCGTCCGCGCCCACGTCCCTGGCCGAGCCGCCGTTCGCCGGCCGCCACATCGGCCCGTCCGAGGCCGACCAGCAGCGCATGCTGGAGACCGTGGGCTTCGAGTCCGTCGCCGACCTGGTGGCCGTGGCGGTCCCCGAGGCCATCCGGGCCAAGGACCGGCTCACGCTGCCCGCCGCCGTCGGCGAGAGCGAGGCGATCGCCGAACTGCGCGCCCTGGCCGGCCGCAACCGGGTGCTCACCTCCATGATCGGCCTCGGCTACCACGACACGGTCACGCCCGCGGTGATCCGCCGCAACCTGCTGGAGAACCCGGGCTGGTACACCGCGTACACGCCGTACCAGCCGGAGATCTCGCAGGGGCGGCTGGAGGCGCTGCTCAACTTCCAGACCGTCGTCTCCGACCTGACCGGACTCCCCGTCGCCGGCGCGTCCCTGCTCGACGAGGCCACCGCCGCCGCCGAGGCCATGACCCTCGCCCGGCGCGCCGGCCGCTCCAAGAGCCACGTGTTCGTGGTCGACGCCGACGCCCTGCCGCAGACCAAGCGGGTGCTCGCCACCCGCGCCGAGCCGCTCGGCATCGAGCTCGCCGAGCACCCGCTCGACGGGAGCCCGCTGCCCGAGTGCTTCGGCGTGCTCGTCCAGTACCCGGGCGCCTCCGGGCGGCTGCGCGACTTCCGCGCCGTGGCCGCCGCCGCGCACGAGGCCGGGGCGCTCGTCGTGGCCGCCGCCGACCTGCTCGCGCTCACCCTCGTGGCCGCGCCGGGCGAGCTGGGCGCCGACATCGCGATCGGCTCCTCCCAGCGCTTCGGCGTGCCGTTCGGC is part of the Nonomuraea coxensis DSM 45129 genome and encodes:
- a CDS encoding MerR family transcriptional regulator; this translates as MAVSSGEGKTAGQEDPVRREDARQRAGEQGLLFDERPAAVPDDIGYRGPTACAAAGITYRQLDYWARTGLVEPTIRAAHGSGSQRLYSFRDILVLKVVKRLLDTGVSLQQIRTAVQHLRDRGVADLAQITLMSDGVSVYECTSADEVIDLLQGGQGVFGIALGRVWREVEGSLAELPGERAAVEDNVPADHPADELAQRRRARRLG